The following coding sequences are from one Brienomyrus brachyistius isolate T26 chromosome 2, BBRACH_0.4, whole genome shotgun sequence window:
- the mrpl40 gene encoding 39S ribosomal protein L40, mitochondrial isoform X2 translates to MLTAQPANIRLNHWFPSLLAVKTSAPVRAEPTKKKKKVDPKRDVEARERLKKKLKRMEKVPTEFIPIEDFIVPSKYLDEIRVRSPPQLLSEESERRALLLKDWARYKQAQHMEEMAAIAQALDAQQEALKELRLESEELYQAAIQRDPQLVPFQNQGPSHTPPIANYQAPEGKYNDITKVYVQ, encoded by the exons ATGTTAACAGCGCAGCCAGCAAACATTAGGCTCAATCACTGGTTTCCGTCTTTACTCGCAGTGAAGACCTCTGCTCCTGTAAG AGCAGAGCCcactaagaagaagaagaaagtaGACCCAAAACGAGATGTGGAAGCCAGAGAACGTCTCAAGAAAAAGCTCAAAAGAATGGAAAAAGTCCCTACAGAATTTATACCTATTGAAGATTTTATTGTACCATCCAAATACCTTGATGAGATCAG AGTGCGTTCCCCACCGCAGCTGTTGTCAGAGGAGAGCGAGCGCAGGGCGCTGCTGCTGAAGGACTGGGCCCGCTACAAGCAGGCTCAGCACATGGAAGAGATGGCAGCTATTGCCCAGGCTTTGGATGCACAACAGGAAGCACTGAAGGAGCTGCGGCTGGAGTCAGAGGAGCTGTATCAGGCTGCCATCCAACGAGACCCACAGCTTGTCCCTTTCCAAAACCAGGGACCCAGCCACACTCCACCAATAGCAAACTACCAAGCACCAGAAGGCAAATATAATGATATTACCAAGGTTTATGTGCAATAA
- the mrpl40 gene encoding 39S ribosomal protein L40, mitochondrial isoform X1 yields MFVSVGCTLTRVLLHQSTTTCMLTAQPANIRLNHWFPSLLAVKTSAPVRAEPTKKKKKVDPKRDVEARERLKKKLKRMEKVPTEFIPIEDFIVPSKYLDEIRVRSPPQLLSEESERRALLLKDWARYKQAQHMEEMAAIAQALDAQQEALKELRLESEELYQAAIQRDPQLVPFQNQGPSHTPPIANYQAPEGKYNDITKVYVQ; encoded by the exons CATGTTAACAGCGCAGCCAGCAAACATTAGGCTCAATCACTGGTTTCCGTCTTTACTCGCAGTGAAGACCTCTGCTCCTGTAAG AGCAGAGCCcactaagaagaagaagaaagtaGACCCAAAACGAGATGTGGAAGCCAGAGAACGTCTCAAGAAAAAGCTCAAAAGAATGGAAAAAGTCCCTACAGAATTTATACCTATTGAAGATTTTATTGTACCATCCAAATACCTTGATGAGATCAG AGTGCGTTCCCCACCGCAGCTGTTGTCAGAGGAGAGCGAGCGCAGGGCGCTGCTGCTGAAGGACTGGGCCCGCTACAAGCAGGCTCAGCACATGGAAGAGATGGCAGCTATTGCCCAGGCTTTGGATGCACAACAGGAAGCACTGAAGGAGCTGCGGCTGGAGTCAGAGGAGCTGTATCAGGCTGCCATCCAACGAGACCCACAGCTTGTCCCTTTCCAAAACCAGGGACCCAGCCACACTCCACCAATAGCAAACTACCAAGCACCAGAAGGCAAATATAATGATATTACCAAGGTTTATGTGCAATAA
- the c2h22orf39 gene encoding UPF0545 protein C22orf39 homolog, which yields MTATNAMWRPPRMCDDYWSEFKHCKSLWNRFYQYYTFGTVPACQQWKEDYKACREWEKRHNAEAKELLQQSERARVAAQSKFAPVWKLRQKPPEDWHLPLNQEKPQEP from the exons ATGACCGCTACGAATGCAATGTGGAGG CCCCCTCGAATGTGTGATGATTACTGGAGTGAATTCAAGCACTGCAAAAGCCTTTGGAATCGATTTTACCAGTACTACACTTTTGGTACGGTCCCAGCCTGTCAGCAGTGGAAGGAGGACTACAAAGCTTGTCGAGAATGGGAGAAGAGACATAATGCTGAGGCCAAG GAACTGCTACAGCAGAGTGAAAGAGCTAGGGTGGCAGCACAGAGCAAGTTTGCCCCAGTGTGGAAACTCCGACAGAAGCCCCCTGAAGACTGGCATTTACCTCTGAACCAGGAAAAGCCCCAGGAACCCTGA